The uncultured Fibrobacter sp. region AGGTACCTTGCAGGAATTGTCGCCGGAGCAATGACCAAAACAAACCACATCGGTTATGTAGCGGCAATGAAAAACATCCAAGTTTACAGGGGATTGAACGCCTTTATTCTTGGCGTCCAGAGCGTCAATCCGAAAGCCCGCGTGTATGTGCGCTGGAGCAACTCCTGGAACGAAGGGCATATCGAAACCGAAAATGCAAACAAACTCATTGACAGTTCGAACGTCGACCTGATCGCATTCCATCAGGACAGGGCATACATTATCGAAACCGCCGAAAAGCACGGAATATACTGCATCGGAAACCATGTAGAAAACAACAAGTTCTCTTCCAAGATGCTTAGTTCCATCGCCATCAACTGGGCCATTATATACAAGGATTTCATTCAGGACTACATCCAAAAGAAAGACAATGAAAATATGGAATATTGGCTAGGTCTCGAAAAGGACGCCGTGGGACTCGCCTTCTATTCAAGCGAGGTTCCCGATTCGGTAAAAACCCTAGTCAAGGGCGCCATCGACAAGATAAAGGCCGGTTACAACATCTTTTCGGGTAAAATTTTCGACAGCAACGGCAACAAACGTTCCGAAGAAGGTGAATCTATCAGCGACGAAGTCTTGCGCAGCGATATGGAATGGCTGATAAAGGGTGCAATTGAACCATGATCAAGAAATTCGGGATACGCCCCCTCATTGGACTTTTATTCTTTGTATTGATTCTCCTTGTAGTTGGAGTCCTGCTTAGAGTCAAGTTTTCAAGCCTGTTCCAGAATTACGTCGAAAAACAGGTCGCCTACCAAGCAGAAGGCTATGCGGCAGCCGTCGGCGAACGACTGGTACTCGAACTAAAATCCCTATCCGGCATATCGGCGGGGCTTTCGGCAAATCAGCCTCACCTGGAAAGAATGCTTACAACTCTCCGCGATGCCTCTAACGAATATTACTACGGCGTTATGGCCTTGAACGGAGATATTCTCTACACCGACGGTCCGAAAGATATTCGTGCATCAGATTTCAAGGGAATTCCCGAGTCATTTCACGGGTCGAGATATATCAGCTATTCCAAGGGGAAAGGGCTGATGTTTTCGGTCCCCGTCTACAACGGAAAAAACGTCAAATACGTTCTGTACCGCATTTACAAAGACGATAAGGTCGTCAAGAATTTCGGTGTCGTTTGCTATAGCGGCAAAGGCTATGCGGTCATTACGGATTCCAAGGGCGACATTATAGTCAAGTCCGCAAATGATTCCCTGGGAAACGATTTGCTATGGGGCAAAGACGGATACGGAGCCATTCAAGAAAAACTGGCAAACGGGCTAAACATTTCTATCGCCACGGCAACCAACTGGGAAGTTGACGGAAACGACTACTATTACTTTGTCGCAGAACTCAAGCTGCCAGGCGTATCCCTTACAGGCGTTGTGCCCGCCGAAGTGGTCGCCAAAGAAAAGGAAAGCATTTCTTTCTTAATCCTCTGGGTATTTGGCCTTTTGATTTTCATGTTCATCATCGCGATGATTTACGTGGTCCTTTCCGAAAGGAAAGCTCGTGAAACCAAGGAACTCATTCGCGAAAAGGAAAACGCAGAAAGCGCGAACAAGGCGAAAAGCGTATTCCTCGCCAACATGAGTCACGAAATCCGCACCCCGATTAACGGAATCCTGGGAATGGATTCCATGCTCCTCAAGGAATGCAAAGACGAAACATTGCGCGATTACGCCCTGAACATTCAAAACGCAGGACAGACGCTTCTTTCGCTCATCAACGACATTCTGGACATTTCAAAAATCGAATCGGGCAAGATGGAAATCGTACCCGTAACCTACAGCGTTTTCTCGGTATTGAACGACTGCTACAACATGGTCGCCATCCGTGCCCAAGACAAGCACCTGGAACTGGTCATGAACATTTCACCGGATTTACCCTCGGCACTATTCGGTGACGAAGTTCG contains the following coding sequences:
- a CDS encoding BMP family ABC transporter substrate-binding protein, giving the protein MKSKITIAALVAVAAFFALLYLSFSKVGNDEIKKKAEVQKLRVGFVLLSDTADNGWNETHYRGIKAACDTLGVQMTLTTEIPEERLPLEKAVNDMIADSMKIIVLTSYSYPILIKDIIESHPEVMFYGINWEFDAPNYKAYFARIYQARYLAGIVAGAMTKTNHIGYVAAMKNIQVYRGLNAFILGVQSVNPKARVYVRWSNSWNEGHIETENANKLIDSSNVDLIAFHQDRAYIIETAEKHGIYCIGNHVENNKFSSKMLSSIAINWAIIYKDFIQDYIQKKDNENMEYWLGLEKDAVGLAFYSSEVPDSVKTLVKGAIDKIKAGYNIFSGKIFDSNGNKRSEEGESISDEVLRSDMEWLIKGAIEP
- a CDS encoding ATP-binding protein; this translates as MIKKFGIRPLIGLLFFVLILLVVGVLLRVKFSSLFQNYVEKQVAYQAEGYAAAVGERLVLELKSLSGISAGLSANQPHLERMLTTLRDASNEYYYGVMALNGDILYTDGPKDIRASDFKGIPESFHGSRYISYSKGKGLMFSVPVYNGKNVKYVLYRIYKDDKVVKNFGVVCYSGKGYAVITDSKGDIIVKSANDSLGNDLLWGKDGYGAIQEKLANGLNISIATATNWEVDGNDYYYFVAELKLPGVSLTGVVPAEVVAKEKESISFLILWVFGLLIFMFIIAMIYVVLSERKARETKELIREKENAESANKAKSVFLANMSHEIRTPINGILGMDSMLLKECKDETLRDYALNIQNAGQTLLSLINDILDISKIESGKMEIVPVTYSVFSVLNDCYNMVAIRAQDKHLELVMNISPDLPSALFGDEVRIRQVINNLLSNAVKYTNEGSVTLTVNPEKIDPTKDCDAKQIGLCIQVTDTGIGIRERDIDKLFNNFVRLDEKRNRNIEGTGLGLNLTKQLLDMMGGCISVKSVYGQGSTFTVHLTQQISDEKPLGDFGTRYKEQVNAIDATHDRFEAPSARVLLADDMLMNQKVFTGLLKETKIQIDTVFNGAEALSLAQKYHYDIIFLDHMMPVMDGIEAFRKMKQLKDGPNDATPVVMLTANAVADARLRYMDVGFSDYISKPIREEVLLATLRKFLPKEMINSIDATQECYSEVNASKPSADLSSLLDTATGLSYCMNDESFYHEMLDEYVKSDKTEELLKYFDSEDFEYYRITVHALKSSSLTIGATKISEAAKALEMACKENKLDFVKQNHQAFIDMYTTLIAMLKANP